From the genome of Solanum stenotomum isolate F172 chromosome 5, ASM1918654v1, whole genome shotgun sequence:
CTTCCAATTAagtataaatgaattttattttattttcttttggggGAATATTTTTTAATCCTTTTTGACGACTTATTGTACAATGTGTTTGTTACCTAAAAAGTTACGTAGAAATTTTGAGAATTTCAAACAAGTAATATTAAGGAGTTTTGAAAGGCATTCAAAGTGCTTCTATTATTTCTAAGCTATATGTAGTTCACTTAACTAATTTTTCCACGGTAAGACTTTTACAACTAGTTTCTTACAtttcttttatatgtttttgtcCCTCTGGCCTCCATCTAATAGCTTGTAATAAATCATTAATGGTAGACCAAATTGTAACAAATGCATACATATGAAGTCAAGATTAGTCGAAATTAAATGTTTCAGGATAAAGAAATAGTTCAAATCCTGTGGATCagtttaatataaataattttttcatagatACACtccattttttcaaaattcataaatcGGGTTCAGAATCAAAGAAATGAACAAAACCCAGCCCATCTCAATAATAGAAATACATATAAACAATAAAACGAAAGTTTACAAGGTTTTGAAGGGTTTGTTGATTGATTTTTCATCTTCTCATCCCTTATGTCATCACCGCCACACTAACCTACTCCTCTGGTGGGTGAGGCATCCTTGAGGTGAAGAGATCTAGTCTATGGTTGGTTGGAGCTAGGTTTATACAACATCATTGAGGGTCTCCAGTTTCTTCTAAGCTCAGGTAGGGAGACCTTACTCTTTTGTATTCAATTTTTAGGTGGATTACTTTATCTTTTTAATGCTTTAGTTTGTTGGATTTGATCCTGATGTGTATAATCTTGTTCCAATACTAATGAAGCTACCGACTTTACcttctttttctcaaatatttcataatCGTCTTCAAGTAAATCTCCTAAGATTTTAGATAATTTACCATTTATCAAGTGATCAGTGGACACTAATATTACCATCTAAAGGTTAGATTGCTGGAATGTATGTGTTCACAAGTTATCACTGGACCAGGTCCTCTGATAGAGTAATAGTGCagaaactgaatagctcaaGTTAAACCAGGAACAAGAGTTTTTACGTGGAAATCTCTTTTCTCAAGGGATTTAAACCACGACCTCACACATGATTTTTAATTGCTTTCACTAATCTCAACCAAAATTGAATACAGATTCCAACTACAATAATGAAACTAAACTCTTAATCTCACACTAAGTAATACATCTATTACTTACTGAGCACAAGTACTGCATTCATTGACCACTATATTAACAACCACGAATGAATATAGACTTCAATACCCAATACACACAATTAACTGTAATTGTGTTCTTACAACAATACAGACAAAGGTTGTGAAACGTTTCTTTATGAATGTGAAACAAATCCTTCAAGTTTAGCACAATACATGCATTCAACAACACTAACAGATAAATATTGCTCTTGTTTCGTCTCTCGGGTCCCTTGTTGTATGAGTTCTTTTATCCTTCAGTTTTTGAGAAGAAATTTGTTCTTggtttgaatgaatgaatgtaaAGTTGTTTgttaatttgaatatatcaatcAACAAGAAGAGTTATTGACCAATAAACAAATAACCTCGTCCTCTCCTATTGGTGAAGTACGCTGACCTGCTCACCAACCAGCTGACATGACAACTTGACAGTTGTACATCCTTTTGAACCTGCACGAGAACAATCTGCAAGGGACCTGATCCCTTactttgtgaggatcatcaaaacacctagaatacaATTTTTTCCTCCTTTTGGATGATGACAAACAAACTTCCCTCTCACATTGAGTGTATTCATTCATTCCTCTGTCACCATGCCCACCTGTTACTAAAACTCATTCTTTCCCCCTATCATCATGCCCACCTATTACATTCAGCAACCTGTACAAACCAATTCgcccttttgacatcattggGTGACCAGTAAACATACACAAGCGATATTCAAAGTAGTTAGGAATTCAGAGCCATAGTAAGGACAATACATGAGCAAATAGGGAAAGTAGATaagacaaagaaaaaaagaacaaggcaATGTCATTTTGGAACAGTGTATCACAAAACTAGTTACTGAGCACCACCAACACAAATACATTGCCATTACAACACTGTCaggaagcaaaaaaaaaaagaagaaaagaggatATACACTTTAGGACGGAGGGTGGGGTAGGAGAAAAGGACTGTAACAAGATGTTCTATCGAGAATTAGTATCAGTGTGCGCCTGAAGAAGCTGCTTGGTAAGGGACTTGACCTTCTCACTCAGTGAGGCATTTGATTCTTCCAGTCGAGCATTGTCAGTGCTCAACCTGTCGATTTCTTCCTTAGCCATAGTGCTGGTACCAGGTCCTTAAGATTTTGCATGTTGAAGTAGGGCCTTGAGTCGAGAAATCACTACATCCTTAGCCTCTAGAAGAGCAGTGAAATCGTCTATTTATGTTTAAGATTTTCCTGCCTTTCATGGAGTTTAGAAAGCTGAGACTACCTTTCCCTCCATACATTCACACTCAATAAATGTGGCCACAGAGAAAGTCTGCTTGATAGTACCTGCTACCCCCACTACCAAGGGGCACcacaaaataatcaaaaaccAAGTTCAAAAGGTACCCATAAGTTATCCTATGCTTTGCATGCCTCCATGTCATTATCCGATGCATGTGTTCAAGCATGATTATTGGAATATTTATTGCTTCAAGCTCATAAAATAATTCAATGAGGAAAAGGTCTGCCGAAGCAGCCATTGTTTACTTTTTAGTTCTAGGCAAGAGTACCTTATTGAGAAACTCGAAGAATAGTTGATGCTCCCCCTTGAGAAATTTCATAAGATGCCAAATACATTTCATGTTACCATATTTCGTAGCCTGTTGGACATACTTAGTAGAAGGCTTGCATCCTATAACAGATCGAATCCATTTGCATGGTACCCCCATATTATGCCTAAAACATCTTCACTGAAAATGATGTCTACTGCACAAACAACTGTAATGATTCCACCATTTGAAAGAAGATTCATATTATAGTAAAACTCAAGTACCTAAGGCTCATGTAGATATGACACATAACATTTGAACATATGTTCCGAGCTTTGCAATGCCACAAAATCAAACAGGGAACAAATTCCAGGTTCAGTCAGAATCGTAGGATCAAACACCCTACCATTTAGTACCTTCTGCTTCTCAAGCACTGCAATTCTTTAATCCCTGGATAGTGCCTTTTCTTGCTCCTTTCTTTTTGCAGACGAACTAGGTCCTATAATAGTTTGAGGCTTAGAAGTAGCCTTTGTCTTTACACGGGCCTACTTGGCTAGTGATTTCTTGTTTGCTCTTGTGATCCTTGGAGCATTTTCACGTTGTTCCTCCACTTCCTTTTGACTTTTGGCTACAACTCTCACAATGTCCTAAGACTCAGTTTCACTAGACCCTATATCTTGGGACAACCCTACAGGGTTCACAATAGGCGTATTATCAACTTTTCTTTCCCTATGATTTCGAATTGTTTGAGCCTTATTTGCAACCATTGCATTACTCATCAACTTTTCTGTGATTTCCCTTGTGATATACTTCCGATAACCTTTTTTGGAGGATGACTTCACCAACttccctttcctttttcttttctttttgcgCTCAGATTCACTAGGTCCTTCAAAACTTTTAGCTTCAATATCAAGACTAGTCCCTTCAATGTCAGCAATGGCTGCTTCAGAGTATGTGCTCCTCTAACTCCTTTCCTCATCTAAAAGAGAGGAATATCCTCATCATCTTTCACATATTCCCATGGACTAGCATTAGTAGGTGCAACAATCTCAGAGGTTTGATCAAACACAGGCTTAGATCTATTTAGGATCGGATCCGGTGACTTACATTCAACCTCAAAGAAAGGTGGTTGAATAACTCCTTTTAAAGACATCAAACTCTGCACAAGCCAATCCTTTGATGTGGCTAAAATGTTAGTTTATGTTCCTTTTCCATTAGATAGGTCCCCAACAAACAACCTTTCAAGCATCATTGAGGACACTGGGCGTGGTTGAGAAGTGACATCAAGCTCTTTATTAGGCGCACTACTAGTAGGCTTAACCAAAGACTAGGCTTCAGAATTTAGGGAATTCTATGATAAAATTAGAGTGGAAGAACAAGGGAGACCTTCAACAGGATTGGCTTAGGACTGATCCATGACATCAGTCTATTGCTTAGTAGATTCACCAGTTTTTACTATTCCACACATTGGAGTAGAGGGAGAGGGCTCTGTAGgaagagttgagaacttgaagGGATTAGGGTTTATAATTTATGGAGAGAGAAGAGTTCTTGAAGGAGACGAGGGATTCAACATTTTCTGAGAATGAAgagaagatttttttaattttaagagaGAAGTCAGATTTTTTAGACACAAGAAAGATTGGAAATAGAAGCGTATTTATAATTGGTATCGTGTTCCTGAACAAAGGCGTCCCTtgatttttaaactaaaaagaCGTCTATAACTGACATAGGAAACATGGCAATGATGTGTGGAAATGACCGTTGGACATTAACTCAATAGAGTAGAGTGATATTGAGCTTGCAAGAGGACCTGGTCCCTTGCCATTGAAAGACTTAACCATCATGACTAAATCTTCTCTTTAGCTAGAATGCCATGAGTGTATACTTGCATTGAGGAACAAGTAGTGAATTCAAAAATGATAAGCAATAACACAAGTGTAAATACCTGCCCTTCTTAGCATAGTCAATGTGGAGGCTGGTTGGAAATTTGGTGAGGAATTAGTGTAGCTTGTGCATTCTCAAACTTAATTTGTTCATGACAAAATGTTCCTTGCTTAGTGTTTTGGTAAATATGTTACATATTTGGTACTCTGGTTTGTAGAAACTCATCATCACATTCCCTTTATCAATATTGTCTTGAAGGAAATAATGTCTCACATCAATGTGCTTGGTTCTCTTCTGTTGGACTGGATTCTTTGCCATGTTCATTGTTCTTGTGGTGTCACACATAAGCGGAATTGTGTTAGTGAGAACACAAAAATCTTAAAGTTGTTGTTCGATCCACATTAGTTGAGCACAACACAAAGAAACAACTACATACTCAGCTTCAGCTGTTGACAAAGCTACTGAGTTTTGCTTCTTTATTTCCCATGAAATCAGTGATGACCCTGGAAAAAGGGTCATTCTTAAGATGCTTTTCTTGTCAATCCAAAAACCTACATAATCAGCATCAACATATCCAACTAAGTCAAAAATATCCCCTGAAGGATAAAATAGGACTAGGTCCTGAGAACCCTTTAAATAtcttagtattttattttgttacctTTAAGTGTGATTCCTTTAGAGCAACTTGAAATCTAGCACACATTCCCACGCTAAAGACAATATATGGCCTGCTTACAGTAAGATAGAGGAGAGATCGAATGACTTCTTTATACATTGTTTCATTTACGTCAATGCTTACCTCATCACTGCCAAATTTGGTACTCGTGCTCATGGGTGTATCAATTATGTTGGCCTCCTGCATATTGAACCTTTTAAGCAGatctttgatatatttttcttgacaTATAGAAGTGCCTTGAGGAAACTGTCTGATTTGTAAACCTAGTAAGAACGTGATTTTTCCCAtcacactcatctcaaattcacttCCCATCAATGCTGAAAACTCTTTTGAATGAGGATGTGAAGTAGCTCAGAATATTATGTTATCCACATAAACTTGTGATATTAGAAGCTCCTTTCCTCTTAAGTTCAAGAATAAAGTGTTGTCAATTTTTCCTCTTTTGCAACCATTTTCGAGAGAGGATTTTGATAGTCGTTCATATCAAGCTCTGGGAGCCTGCTTCAGGACATACAAGGCTATGTCTAATTTCATCACATGATTTGTCAAGTCAATATCTTCAAACCCCGGAGGGTGTTTAACATAGACTTCTTCCTTTGGATATCTATTTAGAAAAGCACTTTTAATATCCATATGAAACAGTTTGAACCCCATATGGGTAGCAAAATAAATTAGGATTctgatttcttcaattttttccatTGGGAAAAAAGTCTTATCATAGTAAATTCCTACTTCTTGATTGTATCCATGCTCCGATAGTCTTGACTTACTCCCTGTGATAGTCCCATGTTTCTCCAGCTTATTTGTGAACACCCATCTGGTCCAAATAATAGTTCTGTTGAGAGGTGTGGGACCAGGTGCCACACTTTACTTCTTTCAAACTGAGGAACCTCCTCCTACATTGAGTTCACCTAGTCAACATCCTTTACAGCTTATTTGATGTTCTTGGGTTCAATAGTGGAGATCAAAGCAGAAAATGCAACTAAATTTCTAGTCTTTGATCTAGTGTGCATTATGAAATACAAGGGAGAGAGAAGATTGTCGAAGGGATGAGAAGACTGATGTTTCCACCCTGATTTCCTCATAGACTCTTCATTGGTTTCAACAACTTGTTCCCCTTCTTTAGAACTTTCTTTGTTGGTTTCTTCTATGTTAGGAACATCTGAGACAATAGAACGACCAGGTTCTTCTGTAGCTTCtttgtcattttcttcatttggAACATTTTCCACCATTGTATTGCACAACACTATCTCTTTGAATTTGCTTTAgtttttcaagttcaagatcatcCCTATCTTAAAGGTTGTTCATTTCAGCAAATTCATCGAAGATAACATGAACAGTTTCCTCTATGCACTGAGTTCTTTTGTTGTAGACTTTGTATGCCTTGCTTGTCAAGGAGTACCCCACAAAGACTCTTTCATCACTCTTTTGATCGAATTAGTCAAGATCATCCATCTCGTTGTTCAGCCCAAAACACTTGCAACCAAAAGCCTTCAGATAACTGAGTGATGGCTTTCTTCCATTCCGCAGCTCATATGGAGTTTTCATGAGCACTGATTTGATGAGATATTTGTTTGTAATATAGGAA
Proteins encoded in this window:
- the LOC125863672 gene encoding uncharacterized protein LOC125863672, with protein sequence MGSEFEMSVMGKITFLLGLQIRQFPQGTSICQEKYIKDLLKRFNMQEANIIDTPMSTSTKFGSDEISSCSKGITLKGFWIDKKSILRMTLFPGSSLISWEIKKQNSVALSTAEAEYVVVSLCCAQLMWIEQQL